A part of Candidatus Tanganyikabacteria bacterium genomic DNA contains:
- the tnpB gene encoding IS66 family insertion sequence element accessory protein TnpB produces the protein MLSIPSGIQVFMAVEPVDMRKSFDGLSAAVQAVFDCNVLDGHLFLFLNRRRDRIKILWWDRDGLAIWAKRLERGSFEVPRHETGSRKLCLDATQLTLLLSGVQLDSVKHRRRYSVAG, from the coding sequence ATGCTGAGCATCCCCTCCGGCATCCAGGTCTTCATGGCGGTGGAGCCCGTGGACATGCGCAAGAGCTTTGATGGGCTGAGTGCCGCCGTGCAAGCCGTCTTCGATTGCAACGTGCTCGACGGGCACTTGTTCCTGTTTCTCAATCGGCGCCGCGATCGCATCAAGATCCTGTGGTGGGATCGCGATGGTCTGGCCATTTGGGCCAAGCGTTTGGAACGCGGCAGCTTCGAGGTCCCTCGACACGAGACAGGCTCCCGAAAACTGTGCCTCGATGCCACGCAACTCACGCTGCTGCTCAGCGGCGTGCAACTCGACTCCGTCAAGCATCGGCGCCGCTACTCCGTCGCCGGCTAA